One Aegilops tauschii subsp. strangulata cultivar AL8/78 chromosome 7, Aet v6.0, whole genome shotgun sequence genomic window carries:
- the LOC109764762 gene encoding uncharacterized protein produces MYQGHTREATIILKAVASHDLWIWHAFFGTSGSHNDINVLQRSSMFRRLCNGESPPCNYTVNGRDYNMGYYLADGNYPQWAVFVKTISEPRGKKQSHFAIMQEAARKDVERTFDVLQARWEIVQGTAMMWESETLWQLLTCCVILYNIIVEDEGDVVAQTYDFEAHEEQVEIPKDQDAAQLMNFLQMHQNLRDQQVHAQLLNNLVKHMWTHNGNQEANA; encoded by the coding sequence ATGTATCAAGGTCACACCAGAGAGGCCACCATCATACTAAAAGCGGTGGCATCACATGACTTAtggatttggcatgctttctttggaACGTCGGGTTCTCACAACGACATCAACGTGCTTCAACGATCTTCGATGTTCAGGAGGCTTTGCAATGGTGAATCACCGCCGTGCAACTACACCGTCAACGGTCGAGACTACAACATGGGATATTATCTTGCCGATGGTAACTATCCTCAGTGGGCGGTGTTTGTCAAGACCATATCCGAGCCGCGTGGAAAGAAACAGAGCCACTTTGCAATAATGCAGGAAGCGGCTAGGAAGGATGTGGAGAGGACATTTGATGTGCTTCAAGCTCGTTGGGAAATTGTGCAGGGCACTGCAATGATGTGGGAATCAGAAACTTTGTGGCAGCTGCTGACATGTTGTGTTATTTTGTACAATATAATTGTCGAGGATGAGGGTGATGTTGTAGCCCAAACCTATGATTTCGAAGCACATGAAGAACAAGTTGAAATCCCGAAAGATCAAGATGCGGCTCAGCTGATGAACTTTCTGCAGATGCATCAGAATCTTCGAGATCAGCAGGTGCACGCACAACTACTCAATAATCTTGTGAAGCACATGTGGACCCACAATGGTAACCAAGAAGCCAATGCTTGA
- the LOC109764766 gene encoding uncharacterized protein — protein sequence MDWYAWLSKAGLTPAATYEYGLLFSENELEPGDAPDFDHDLLKSMGIAVAKHRLEILKLARKDAAAAASSQSSSSAAARLARRAGRCIARCARRLGGGGGAGGRRYSSSSVTVVPRICNGAAGDVVVRAGAVRRRSSVKKMVLMITDGGVASGGGGGGVRFSGSQKASLMFQDCAYEDDDEDGAREEDEERCSDGGTAGGESEIKWDSMFQDLKPT from the coding sequence atggactGGTACGCGTGGCTGTCGAAGGCGGGGCTGACGCCGGCGGCGACGTACGAGTACGGGCTGCTCTTCAGCGAGAACGAGCTGGAGCCGGGCGACGCGCCGGACTTCGACCACGACCTGCTCAAGAGCATGGGCATCGCCGTCGCCAAGCACCGCCTCGAGATCCTCAAGCTCGCCCGgaaggacgccgccgccgccgcctcgtcccagtcctcctcctccgcggccgcccGGCTCGCGCGCAGGGCCGGCAGGTGCATCGCCCGGTGCGCGCGCCGGctgggcgggggcgggggcgccGGCGGGAGGCGGTACTCCTCGTCCTCCGTCACCGTGGTGCCGCGGATCTGCAACGGCGCGGCCGGCGACGTGGTGGTCCGCGCCGGCGCCGTGCGGCGGAGGAGCAGCGTGAAGAAGATGGTGCTCATGATCACCGACGGCGGCGtcgcgagcggcggcggcggcggcggcgtccggttCTCCGGGTCGCAGAAGGCCAGCCTCATGTTCCAGGACTGCGCGtacgaggacgacgacgaggacggcgCCCGCGAGGAGGACGAGGAGCGGTGCTCCGACGGCGGCACCGCCGGGGGCGAGAGCGAGATCAAGTGGGACTCCATGTTTCAGGACCTCAAGCCGACGTGA